In Eupeodes corollae chromosome 3, idEupCoro1.1, whole genome shotgun sequence, a single genomic region encodes these proteins:
- the LOC129950143 gene encoding uncharacterized protein LOC129950143 — translation MSSKLWFILGLVHLSSEIEINITKFDNCFEELPIGDEWPIEIREVHYDFNENGYIDHIHGTYLVRSIDTRDKELTITVYKCPFDEPPPCEHKIEHIITELHCEKFRNDNSGIWHMVSQAMSGSTCGHETGIFDFDLPRIRNGYFAKYLGSGEINSRYRMMLLFHKKDDESTDRRACAEIQFDVFN, via the exons ATGAGTTCTAAATTGTGGTTTATTTTGGGACTAGTGCATTTATCTTCTGAAATA GAAATCAATATAACAAAGTTCGACAACTGTTTCGAGGAGCTTCCCATAGGTGATGAATGGCCAATTGAAATTCGAGAAGTTCATTATGATTTTAACGAAAATGGATACATTGATCACATTCATGGAACTTATTTAGTCCGATCGATTGATACACGTGATAAAGAG CTTACAATAACGGTTTATAAATGTCCATTCGATGAACCACCTCCATGTGAACATAAGATCGAGCACATCATAACCGAGCTGCATTGTGAGAAATTCCGAAATGATAATTCTGGAATATGGCATATGGTTTCTCAAGCAATGAGTGGTTCGACTTGTGGCCATGAAACG GGCATTTTTGACTTCGATCTGCCACGAATAAGAAACGGATACTTTGCGAAGTATTTAGGTAGTGGAGAAATTAACTCACGCTACAGGATGATGCTTTTGTTCCACAAAAAAGACGACGAATCTACAGACCGACGAGCTTGTGCCGAGATTCAATTTGatgttttcaattga
- the LOC129950142 gene encoding voltage-dependent anion-selective channel isoform X2, with product MAPPSYSDLGKQARDVFGKGYHFGLWKLDCKTKTSSGIEFNTSGHSNQDSGKVFGSLETKYKISDYGLTLTEKWNTDNTLFTEVAMQDQGAKGLKISFEGTFAPQSGNKNGKFKVAYGQENVKVDSDVNVDLAGPLVNAAAVFGYQGWLAGYQTAFDTQKSKITTNNFALGYTTNDFVLHTSVNDGQEFNGSVFQKCSDKLDCGVQLSWTSGSNATKFGLGAKYQLDKDAAVRAKVNNNSQVGLGYQQKLRDGITLTLSTLIDGKNFNAGGHKIGVALELEA from the exons atGGCTCCACCATCATACTCAGATCTTGGCAAACAAGCCCGTGAtgttttcggcaagggttatcaCTTTGGTTTGTGGAAATTGGATTGCAAGACCAAGACCTCATCTGGTATTGAATTCAACACATCCGGTCATTCAAATCAAGATTCTGGAAAAGTTTTCGGTTCATTGGAAACCAAATACAAAATCAGTGATTATGGTTTAACATTGACCGAAAAATGGAACACAGACAACACCTTGTTCACCGAGGTTGCTATGCAAGATCAGGGTGCAAAGGGATTAAAGATCTCATTCGAAGGTACCTTTGCCCCACAATCTGG cAACAAGAACGGCAAATTCAAGGTCGCCTATGGCCAAGAAAACGTCAAGGTTGATTCTGATGTCAACGTTGACTTGGCTGGTCCATTGGTCAATGCTGCTGCTGTATTCGGCTACCAGGGATGGTTAGCTGGTTACCAAACCGCCTTCGATACCCAAAAATCAAAGATCACCACCAACAACTTTGCCTTGGGCTACACCACCAACGATTTTGTCCTCCACACATCTgt gaACGATGGCCAAGAATTCAATGGTTCAGTGTTCCAGAAGTGCTCTGACAAATTGGATTGTGGTGTACAATTGTCCTGGACATCAGGATCAAACGCCACCAAATTCGGTCTCGGTGCTAAATACCAATTGGACAAGGATGCCGCCGTCCGCGCCAAGGTTAACAACAATAGCCAAGTTGGTCTCGGTTATCAACAAAAACTCCGTGATGGCATCACTCTTACCCTTTCCACTTTGATCGATGGCAAGAACTTCAATGCTGGCGGTCATAAAATCGGTGTTGCTCTAGAATTGGAAGCTTAA
- the LOC129950142 gene encoding voltage-dependent anion-selective channel isoform X1, producing MMAPPSYSDLGKQARDVFGKGYHFGLWKLDCKTKTSSGIEFNTSGHSNQDSGKVFGSLETKYKISDYGLTLTEKWNTDNTLFTEVAMQDQGAKGLKISFEGTFAPQSGNKNGKFKVAYGQENVKVDSDVNVDLAGPLVNAAAVFGYQGWLAGYQTAFDTQKSKITTNNFALGYTTNDFVLHTSVNDGQEFNGSVFQKCSDKLDCGVQLSWTSGSNATKFGLGAKYQLDKDAAVRAKVNNNSQVGLGYQQKLRDGITLTLSTLIDGKNFNAGGHKIGVALELEA from the exons atg atGGCTCCACCATCATACTCAGATCTTGGCAAACAAGCCCGTGAtgttttcggcaagggttatcaCTTTGGTTTGTGGAAATTGGATTGCAAGACCAAGACCTCATCTGGTATTGAATTCAACACATCCGGTCATTCAAATCAAGATTCTGGAAAAGTTTTCGGTTCATTGGAAACCAAATACAAAATCAGTGATTATGGTTTAACATTGACCGAAAAATGGAACACAGACAACACCTTGTTCACCGAGGTTGCTATGCAAGATCAGGGTGCAAAGGGATTAAAGATCTCATTCGAAGGTACCTTTGCCCCACAATCTGG cAACAAGAACGGCAAATTCAAGGTCGCCTATGGCCAAGAAAACGTCAAGGTTGATTCTGATGTCAACGTTGACTTGGCTGGTCCATTGGTCAATGCTGCTGCTGTATTCGGCTACCAGGGATGGTTAGCTGGTTACCAAACCGCCTTCGATACCCAAAAATCAAAGATCACCACCAACAACTTTGCCTTGGGCTACACCACCAACGATTTTGTCCTCCACACATCTgt gaACGATGGCCAAGAATTCAATGGTTCAGTGTTCCAGAAGTGCTCTGACAAATTGGATTGTGGTGTACAATTGTCCTGGACATCAGGATCAAACGCCACCAAATTCGGTCTCGGTGCTAAATACCAATTGGACAAGGATGCCGCCGTCCGCGCCAAGGTTAACAACAATAGCCAAGTTGGTCTCGGTTATCAACAAAAACTCCGTGATGGCATCACTCTTACCCTTTCCACTTTGATCGATGGCAAGAACTTCAATGCTGGCGGTCATAAAATCGGTGTTGCTCTAGAATTGGAAGCTTAA